The Austwickia sp. genome includes a region encoding these proteins:
- a CDS encoding GNAT family N-acetyltransferase — translation MSVPPPVGVVVREGIESDEDAIGAAFEDAWGGPIVVSHGVTYDLRALPTYVAVHDEGRGPVVAGVLSYVEAADGLEVVAVSAVTRSAGVGSALLAAAETHARRLGLPRLWLVTTNDNLDALRFYQRRGLRIVGVAPGAADEARRAKAAIPGAGAVPPVGDYNIPIRDELTLERRFD, via the coding sequence ATGAGCGTGCCACCCCCGGTCGGCGTCGTCGTGCGTGAGGGTATCGAGAGCGACGAGGACGCCATCGGCGCAGCCTTCGAGGACGCGTGGGGCGGACCCATCGTCGTTTCGCATGGGGTGACCTATGACCTGCGGGCACTTCCGACGTACGTCGCGGTGCACGACGAGGGACGCGGTCCTGTGGTCGCGGGCGTGTTGTCGTACGTCGAAGCCGCCGACGGCCTGGAGGTGGTGGCCGTGAGCGCGGTGACGCGGTCGGCGGGGGTGGGGTCGGCGCTCCTCGCGGCGGCGGAGACCCACGCCCGCCGGCTGGGTTTGCCGCGGCTGTGGCTGGTCACGACCAACGACAATCTGGACGCGCTGCGCTTCTATCAGCGCCGCGGCCTGCGCATCGTGGGCGTGGCGCCGGGCGCCGCGGACGAGGCGCGCCGGGCGAAGGCGGCCATCCCGGGAGCCGGGGCGGTCCCTCCGGTCGGCGACTACAACATCCCGATCCGCGACGAACTCACCCTGGAGCGACGCTTCGACTGA
- a CDS encoding type II toxin-antitoxin system PemK/MazF family toxin, with protein MIWRGEVYYVDLGRPVGHEPAFRRPAVVVSVDILNNGPGGLVGIVPITSASYGLRSHVELEPGSSGLEHTSFARCDQLRVVSTDRLAAQIGMLPRDDVAAVDQALRFVLDL; from the coding sequence GTGATCTGGCGCGGCGAGGTGTACTACGTCGACCTGGGGCGGCCTGTCGGCCACGAGCCGGCGTTCCGCCGACCGGCCGTCGTGGTGTCGGTCGACATCCTCAACAATGGACCGGGCGGGCTCGTCGGGATCGTGCCCATCACGTCCGCGTCCTACGGCCTGCGCAGCCACGTTGAATTAGAGCCCGGCAGCAGCGGACTGGAGCACACGTCCTTTGCGCGGTGCGATCAACTGCGCGTCGTGTCGACAGACCGGCTGGCCGCGCAGATCGGGATGCTCCCGCGTGACGACGTTGCCGCCGTCGATCAGGCGCTGCGATTCGTCCTTGATCTCTGA
- a CDS encoding ABC transporter substrate-binding protein → MTLRDDLDRDDAIRDDLDREDLDRDDLGHPVPLGRAPERVISLVPSLTEAIATSYGDRPHPLIGATDWCTHPADLDVPRFGGTKNPAVEAIVAAAPDLVVANEEENKPEHVAALRDAGVPVWVTDIRDVPTALASLGRLLEVLAAPVRGWYDDAVAAWADPEPVARGSRITALVPIWRRPWMALGRDTYAGDVLDRIGVDHVLADHAERYPRIDPAQVAESTPYEVVLLPDEPYRFTTHDGPEAFDVPAALIDGRALTWYGPAMTAAPQILRDAIRAVLARGGRGWR, encoded by the coding sequence ATGACCCTGCGGGACGATCTCGACCGCGACGACGCGATTCGCGACGACCTCGATCGCGAAGACCTCGACCGCGACGACCTGGGCCATCCCGTCCCGCTGGGGCGCGCTCCCGAGCGGGTTATCAGCCTGGTCCCCTCGCTCACCGAGGCGATCGCGACGTCGTACGGCGACCGTCCGCACCCCCTGATCGGTGCCACCGACTGGTGCACCCACCCGGCCGACCTCGACGTACCGCGGTTCGGGGGCACCAAGAACCCGGCGGTGGAGGCCATCGTCGCGGCCGCGCCGGACCTCGTCGTGGCCAACGAGGAGGAGAACAAGCCCGAGCACGTCGCGGCGCTGCGCGACGCGGGAGTCCCCGTGTGGGTCACCGACATCCGCGACGTCCCCACCGCGCTGGCCTCGCTGGGTCGCCTCCTCGAGGTGCTGGCGGCGCCGGTTCGAGGCTGGTACGACGACGCCGTGGCCGCCTGGGCCGACCCGGAGCCGGTCGCGCGCGGAAGCCGGATCACTGCGCTGGTCCCGATCTGGCGCAGGCCGTGGATGGCGCTGGGGCGAGACACCTACGCCGGGGACGTCCTGGACCGGATCGGCGTCGACCATGTGCTGGCCGACCACGCCGAGCGCTATCCCCGCATCGACCCGGCGCAGGTCGCCGAGAGCACGCCGTACGAGGTGGTTCTCCTGCCCGACGAGCCCTACCGCTTCACCACGCACGACGGGCCGGAGGCCTTCGACGTCCCGGCTGCGCTGATCGACGGCCGGGCCCTGACCTGGTACGGGCCGGCGATGACCGCCGCGCCCCAGATCTTGCGGGACGCGATCCGGGCCGTGCTGGCCCGCGGAGGGCGAGGATGGCGGTAG
- a CDS encoding enoyl-CoA hydratase/isomerase family protein translates to MTAQHADELLVTRREDGAVVEVTFNRPHRHNAFTFVMYDGMRALFDALADDAAARVIVFRGAGQVAFAAGNEIAEFVAMTESAQAVAHEGRVRRLLTDLGRLPQVSIAAVDGLCVGGGLAVATYCDLRVATTTSRFGYPIARTLGNALSRPLLERCVHVFGESVTRQMLLASRLLDARRAYELGALVAVSDSRADLDREVEALVSGLLQAAPSTVRTTKEQLADITAYAGDLDHDERLLERAYGSAAFREGVRAFLAKEKPDFAGLV, encoded by the coding sequence GTGACCGCTCAGCACGCCGACGAACTGCTCGTCACCCGCCGCGAGGACGGCGCGGTCGTCGAGGTCACCTTCAACCGGCCGCACCGGCACAACGCGTTCACGTTCGTGATGTACGACGGGATGCGCGCGCTGTTCGACGCCCTGGCTGACGACGCCGCGGCCCGGGTGATCGTCTTTCGCGGCGCCGGACAGGTGGCCTTCGCCGCCGGCAACGAGATCGCCGAGTTCGTGGCGATGACGGAGAGCGCCCAGGCCGTGGCGCACGAGGGACGCGTCCGGCGCCTGCTCACCGACCTGGGGCGCCTCCCCCAGGTGAGCATCGCGGCGGTCGACGGGCTGTGCGTCGGCGGGGGACTGGCCGTCGCCACGTACTGCGACCTGCGCGTCGCCACGACCACCTCCCGGTTCGGCTATCCCATCGCCCGGACCCTCGGCAACGCCCTGTCCCGGCCGTTGCTCGAACGGTGCGTACACGTCTTCGGGGAGTCCGTGACCCGGCAGATGCTGCTGGCAAGCCGCCTGCTGGACGCGCGACGGGCGTATGAGCTCGGCGCCCTCGTCGCGGTGTCCGACAGCCGCGCCGATCTGGATCGGGAAGTCGAGGCCCTCGTCAGCGGGCTTCTGCAGGCCGCACCCAGCACGGTGCGCACCACCAAGGAACAGCTCGCCGACATCACGGCGTACGCCGGCGACCTTGACCACGATGAGCGACTCCTCGAACGGGCCTACGGCAGCGCGGCGTTCCGCGAGGGAGTGCGCGCCTTCCTCGCCAAGGAGAAACCCGACTTCGCGGGCCTGGTCTGA
- a CDS encoding NAD-dependent malic enzyme: MVNRNYEFVPGPRGQRLKIHTRGSTIMTLPTINRGTAFTWPERHAFGLTGLLPPGVATLDWQVRRSYENYLEQSSPVAKYAYLAGLRDRNEVLFYRLLSEHLEEMLPIVYTPTIGDVIERFSHTFSRMRGVFTSVDFPEEIEESLLNYGLEPDQCDLIVVTDSEGILGIGDQGVGGVQICVGKLSVYTAAAGIDPRRVIPVVVDVGTDNMELLNDEFYLGSRHSRRRGAVYDEFIEQFVATATRLFPHAMIHFEDFGAGNAHRILDTYRHRYCAFNDDIQGTAAVVTAAALAGVKTTGSRMREQRVVVFGAGTAGVGIADLMRDRMIREGLGEAESYRQFWCLGSRGLIHTGLGEKVRDFQQPYARPQDELASWQLDDPGNISLADVVRNVRPTMLIGTSARAGAFTEAIVRDMAAHVDRPIIMPLSNPTSRAEAVPKDIIEWTNGQALVATGSPFAPVEYGGRRFEIAQANNALVFPGIGLGVVVSKASRVSDRMIAAAAEAVAEIVDVAPYGRSLLPSISQLRRVSGTVAIRVAETAYEEGLSQVKLDDPVQRVYEAMWQPVYPEIILPPGDWKDMALERRKAALAADEAAAEAGEDTAGNGAPSRDASGGS, translated from the coding sequence ATGGTGAACCGGAACTACGAGTTCGTGCCCGGACCTCGCGGGCAGCGGCTGAAGATCCACACCCGGGGAAGCACGATCATGACGCTGCCGACGATCAACCGCGGCACCGCCTTCACCTGGCCCGAACGGCACGCCTTCGGCCTCACCGGCCTGCTGCCGCCCGGCGTCGCCACGTTGGACTGGCAAGTGCGCCGCAGCTACGAGAACTACCTCGAACAGTCCAGCCCGGTGGCGAAGTACGCCTACCTGGCCGGGCTGCGCGACCGCAACGAAGTGCTGTTCTACCGGCTGCTGTCCGAGCACCTCGAGGAGATGCTGCCGATCGTCTACACCCCGACGATCGGCGACGTCATCGAGCGGTTCAGCCACACGTTCAGCCGCATGCGCGGGGTGTTCACCTCCGTCGACTTCCCGGAGGAGATCGAGGAGTCGCTGCTCAACTACGGCCTCGAACCCGACCAGTGCGACCTCATCGTCGTCACCGACTCCGAGGGCATCCTCGGCATCGGTGACCAGGGCGTCGGCGGCGTGCAGATCTGCGTCGGCAAGCTGTCGGTCTACACCGCCGCGGCCGGGATCGACCCCCGCCGCGTCATTCCGGTGGTCGTCGACGTGGGCACCGACAACATGGAGCTGCTCAACGACGAGTTCTACCTGGGCTCCCGGCACAGCCGCCGGCGCGGCGCCGTGTACGACGAGTTCATCGAGCAGTTCGTCGCCACCGCCACTCGGCTGTTCCCGCACGCCATGATCCACTTCGAGGACTTCGGGGCGGGCAACGCCCACCGGATCCTCGACACGTACCGGCACCGCTACTGCGCCTTCAACGACGACATCCAGGGCACCGCGGCAGTCGTGACCGCGGCGGCCCTCGCCGGCGTGAAGACGACGGGCAGCCGGATGCGCGAGCAGCGCGTCGTCGTGTTCGGAGCCGGTACGGCGGGGGTGGGCATCGCCGACCTCATGCGCGACCGGATGATCCGCGAGGGGCTGGGCGAGGCCGAGTCGTACCGGCAGTTCTGGTGCCTGGGCTCGCGAGGCCTGATCCACACCGGGCTGGGCGAGAAGGTGCGCGACTTTCAGCAGCCGTACGCCCGCCCGCAGGACGAGCTGGCCTCCTGGCAGCTCGACGACCCCGGCAACATCTCGCTCGCCGATGTCGTGCGCAACGTCCGCCCCACCATGCTCATCGGCACCTCGGCCCGGGCCGGGGCGTTCACCGAGGCCATCGTGCGGGACATGGCCGCGCACGTGGACCGGCCGATCATCATGCCGCTGTCGAACCCCACCTCGCGGGCCGAGGCCGTGCCCAAGGACATCATCGAGTGGACCAACGGGCAGGCGCTCGTGGCCACCGGATCCCCCTTCGCCCCGGTGGAATACGGCGGGCGGCGCTTCGAGATCGCCCAGGCGAACAACGCGCTCGTGTTCCCCGGGATCGGCCTCGGGGTCGTGGTGAGCAAGGCGAGCCGGGTGTCGGATCGGATGATCGCCGCGGCCGCCGAGGCGGTGGCCGAGATCGTGGACGTCGCCCCGTACGGCCGGTCCCTGCTGCCCTCGATCTCCCAGCTGCGCCGCGTCTCCGGCACGGTCGCGATTCGGGTGGCCGAGACGGCATACGAGGAGGGCCTCTCGCAGGTCAAGCTCGACGACCCGGTGCAGCGGGTCTACGAGGCCATGTGGCAGCCGGTGTACCCCGAAATCATCCTGCCCCCGGGGGACTGGAAGGACATGGCGTTGGAGCGCCGCAAGGCCGCGCTCGCCGCGGACGAGGCGGCGGCCGAGGCCGGGGAGGACACCGCGGGGAACGGTGCCCCGAGTCGCGACGCGAGCGGGGGCTCGTGA
- a CDS encoding RNA polymerase subunit sigma-70 — protein MIGDVVGSRRTADRTVLHEALLAAIREVNAAGPVVPLRITLGDEFQGVFRDVPAAVGAMLTLRLRLLGATGPAGPVTDTRYGLGWGPVQLLEPDTGVHGVQDGPGWWSARRAIEEVDQAGSHRRGGALRARFCDTADPDARPYADAGGTPLAGLVNATLGTLDELVAGLSDLDVRLIRGTAAGLTQSQLAAAEGITQSAVSQRLARNGSWALLAALRALWAPESAS, from the coding sequence CTGATCGGCGACGTCGTGGGGTCCCGGCGAACCGCCGACCGGACCGTCCTGCACGAGGCCCTGCTCGCGGCGATCCGGGAGGTCAACGCCGCCGGCCCGGTCGTGCCGCTGCGCATCACGCTCGGGGACGAGTTCCAGGGCGTCTTTCGCGATGTGCCGGCGGCCGTCGGCGCCATGCTCACCCTTCGGCTGCGGCTGCTCGGGGCGACCGGCCCGGCGGGCCCGGTGACCGACACCCGGTACGGGCTGGGGTGGGGCCCCGTGCAGCTCCTGGAGCCCGACACCGGGGTTCACGGCGTGCAGGACGGGCCCGGCTGGTGGTCGGCGCGCCGGGCGATCGAGGAGGTCGACCAGGCCGGGAGCCACCGCCGGGGCGGCGCGCTGCGGGCCCGGTTCTGCGACACCGCGGACCCCGACGCCAGACCGTACGCCGACGCCGGCGGCACCCCGCTGGCCGGCCTGGTCAACGCCACGCTGGGCACGCTGGACGAGCTGGTCGCAGGGTTGTCGGACCTCGACGTCAGACTCATCCGTGGGACGGCGGCCGGGCTCACCCAGAGTCAGCTCGCGGCCGCCGAGGGCATCACCCAGTCGGCGGTCTCGCAACGGCTCGCGCGCAACGGGAGCTGGGCGCTGCTGGCGGCGCTGCGCGCGTTGTGGGCTCCGGAGTCGGCGTCCTAG
- the pntB gene encoding Re/Si-specific NAD(P)(+) transhydrogenase subunit beta, whose protein sequence is MTDTVNAFLPATLAQGTYIIAALLFILALAGLSKHESAKGGNTYGIYGMALAILITIVAAVGGIDYARNTADLQDRSGSGMNGILFIAVAMAIGAVIGIWKAQKVEMTGMPELIALLHSFVGLAAVLVGYVSYFDAHERIAEAERNNHPFPADLAGSLGPIHSGEVFIGVFIGAVTFTGSIVAYLKLSAKMKSAPLMLPAHNMLNLGAIVLFFILTAVFIKSPNLLLLILMTVIALALGFHLVASIGGGDMPVVVSMLNSYSGWAAAAAGFMLNNDLLIITGALVGSSGAFLSYIMCKGMGRSFFNVIAGGFGSDGAVVGEAKDYGEHREIDAEGAAEMLLDAKSVIITPGYGMAVAQAQYPVAEITEELRKRGCNVRFGIHPVAGRLPGHMNVLLAEAKVPYDIVLEMDEINDDFDETDVVLVIGANDTVNPAALDDPSSPIAGMPVLHVWEAANVIVFKRSMATGYAGVQNPLFFNENTQMLFGDAKERVDDIHRAIKSRVSA, encoded by the coding sequence ATGACCGACACCGTCAATGCCTTCCTGCCGGCAACGCTGGCGCAGGGCACGTACATCATCGCGGCGCTGCTGTTCATCCTGGCCCTCGCCGGGCTGAGCAAGCACGAGTCCGCCAAGGGCGGCAACACCTACGGCATCTACGGCATGGCGCTGGCCATCCTCATCACGATCGTGGCGGCCGTCGGCGGGATTGACTACGCCCGCAACACGGCCGACCTGCAGGACCGGTCCGGCTCCGGCATGAACGGCATCCTGTTCATCGCCGTCGCTATGGCCATCGGCGCCGTCATCGGCATCTGGAAGGCCCAGAAGGTCGAGATGACCGGCATGCCCGAGCTGATCGCACTGCTGCACAGCTTCGTCGGTCTGGCCGCCGTGCTCGTCGGCTACGTCTCCTACTTCGACGCCCATGAGCGGATCGCCGAGGCCGAGCGCAACAACCACCCCTTCCCGGCCGACCTGGCCGGCTCGCTGGGCCCGATCCACAGCGGCGAGGTCTTCATCGGCGTCTTCATCGGCGCCGTCACCTTCACGGGCTCGATCGTCGCCTACCTGAAGCTGTCCGCGAAGATGAAGTCCGCCCCGCTCATGCTGCCGGCGCACAACATGCTCAACCTCGGCGCGATCGTGTTGTTCTTCATCCTCACGGCGGTCTTCATCAAGAGCCCGAACCTGCTCCTGCTCATCCTCATGACGGTCATCGCGCTGGCGCTTGGGTTCCACCTCGTCGCCTCCATCGGCGGCGGCGACATGCCGGTCGTGGTGTCGATGCTCAACAGCTACTCCGGATGGGCCGCGGCGGCCGCCGGGTTCATGCTCAACAACGACCTGCTCATCATCACCGGCGCGCTCGTCGGCTCCTCCGGTGCCTTCCTGAGCTACATCATGTGCAAGGGCATGGGCCGTTCGTTCTTCAACGTCATCGCCGGCGGCTTCGGCTCGGACGGCGCGGTCGTGGGCGAGGCCAAGGACTACGGCGAGCACCGCGAGATCGACGCGGAGGGCGCCGCCGAGATGCTGCTCGACGCCAAGTCGGTCATCATCACCCCCGGTTACGGCATGGCCGTGGCGCAGGCGCAGTACCCGGTCGCCGAGATCACCGAGGAGCTGCGCAAGCGCGGCTGCAACGTCCGGTTCGGCATCCACCCGGTCGCAGGTCGGCTGCCGGGCCACATGAACGTCCTGCTGGCCGAGGCCAAGGTGCCCTACGACATCGTGCTGGAGATGGACGAGATCAACGACGACTTCGACGAGACGGACGTCGTGCTGGTCATCGGCGCCAACGACACGGTCAACCCGGCCGCGCTCGACGACCCGTCCTCCCCCATCGCGGGCATGCCCGTGCTGCACGTGTGGGAGGCCGCGAACGTGATCGTGTTCAAGCGGTCGATGGCGACCGGCTATGCCGGCGTGCAGAACCCGCTGTTCTTCAACGAGAACACGCAGATGCTCTTCGGCGACGCCAAGGAGCGCGTCGACGACATCCACCGAGCGATCAAGTCTCGAGTCTCGGCCTGA